Proteins encoded by one window of Fusobacterium russii ATCC 25533:
- a CDS encoding FecCD family ABC transporter permease has protein sequence MKKLLFLILLILSFLVGIFALSFGSVSVPLKDLLNYSSMDEYMKTIIFDLRLPRILAAFLVGMLLSSSGNVVQIIFQNPLADPYIIGIAASATFGAVIAYLLNLPDFFFGISAFICCMLSTILIFRISKRGNKIEINTLLIVGITLSAFLAGFTSFAIYMIGEDSFRITVWLMGYLGNVSWKQILFLIFPLILSTTYFYIKRNELDVLMLGDEQAHAMGINISKLKFNLLIVSSFVVAYSVAFTGMIGFVGLIVPHIMRAIIGPLNSKLIPFILLFGGLFLLICDTFGRIILSPVELPIGIITSILGAPFFLYLALKNRRKQ, from the coding sequence ATGAAAAAATTACTATTTTTAATTCTACTTATACTAAGTTTTCTTGTGGGAATTTTTGCTTTATCTTTTGGTTCGGTATCAGTTCCTTTAAAAGATTTATTAAATTATTCTTCCATGGACGAGTATATGAAAACTATAATTTTTGACTTGAGATTACCAAGAATCTTGGCTGCATTTTTAGTCGGTATGCTTTTATCCTCAAGTGGCAATGTTGTACAGATAATATTTCAAAATCCGCTTGCAGATCCTTATATAATTGGTATTGCTGCAAGTGCTACCTTTGGAGCGGTCATTGCATATCTCTTAAATCTTCCCGATTTTTTCTTTGGGATTTCAGCTTTTATTTGCTGTATGTTAAGTACAATTTTAATTTTTAGAATCTCTAAGAGAGGAAATAAAATAGAGATAAATACCTTATTGATAGTGGGAATAACACTGTCAGCTTTTTTAGCGGGCTTTACTTCTTTTGCTATCTATATGATAGGAGAAGATTCATTTAGAATAACTGTATGGTTAATGGGATATTTAGGGAATGTATCATGGAAGCAAATTTTATTTTTAATTTTTCCTCTGATACTTTCCACTACATATTTCTATATAAAAAGGAATGAATTAGATGTCCTAATGCTCGGTGATGAACAGGCTCATGCTATGGGAATAAATATATCTAAACTAAAATTTAATTTGCTTATTGTTTCTTCTTTTGTGGTTGCTTATTCTGTTGCTTTTACAGGAATGATAGGCTTTGTAGGACTTATAGTTCCCCATATTATGAGGGCTATAATAGGACCTCTAAATTCTAAATTAATTCCTTTTATATTGCTTTTTGGAGGTCTATTTTTATTGATATGTGATACATTTGGAAGAATAATTCTTTCACCTGTTGAATTGCCAATAGGAATAATAACATCCATATTAGGAGCTCCTTTCTTTTTATATCTCGCCTTAAAAAATAGGAGGAAGCAATGA
- a CDS encoding ABC transporter ATP-binding protein, with amino-acid sequence MSIISIKALNFSYGKKKILKNIEFDIERNKITGIIGPNGCGKSTLAKNIIKYLHGDYEEFKIDNKSLRDISSRELSRLISYIPQKTNIIQNISVFDFILLGRFPLLKNSWDFYKKEDFEAVEENIKLLKIEELRDRNIENLSGGELQKVLLAKALSQDAKILLLDEPTSALDLNNAVEFMKILRYVANQKNISPIIIIHDLNLASLFCDNLIMLKEGKFINKGIPKEIITEKNMKEIYDLDCTILYNSDGKPYVVPNT; translated from the coding sequence ATGAGCATAATAAGTATAAAGGCTTTAAATTTCTCCTATGGGAAGAAAAAAATATTGAAAAATATAGAATTTGATATAGAGAGAAATAAAATAACCGGAATTATCGGTCCTAATGGCTGTGGAAAATCGACCTTAGCAAAGAATATTATAAAATATTTACATGGTGATTATGAAGAATTTAAAATTGATAATAAATCTTTAAGAGATATAAGTTCAAGAGAGCTTTCAAGATTGATATCCTATATTCCTCAAAAGACAAATATAATTCAAAATATTTCAGTATTCGACTTTATATTGTTAGGAAGATTCCCACTGCTTAAAAACTCATGGGACTTTTATAAAAAAGAGGATTTTGAGGCTGTGGAAGAAAATATAAAACTACTAAAAATAGAGGAGCTTAGAGATAGAAATATAGAAAATCTTTCAGGTGGGGAACTTCAGAAAGTATTATTGGCAAAAGCCCTTTCACAGGATGCTAAAATCTTACTTTTGGACGAACCGACATCAGCTTTAGATTTAAATAATGCAGTTGAATTTATGAAAATTTTAAGATATGTTGCAAATCAAAAAAATATAAGTCCTATAATTATAATTCATGATTTAAATTTAGCTTCTTTATTTTGTGATAATTTAATTATGTTAAAAGAAGGAAAATTTATAAATAAGGGCATACCTAAGGAAATAATAACTGAAAAAAATATGAAGGAGATATATGATTTAGATTGCACAATTTTATATAATTCCGATGGGAAGCCCTATGTAGTTCCCAATACATAG
- a CDS encoding radical SAM protein, producing the protein MFKIRYKSHHDVEAVISNLVKSERATKDDFLQKMNSKNKTGQLGIYFHTPYCDKICSFCNMNRKQLDNDLEEYTEYLCAEIIKNGQYEFVKTSEVDVVFFGGGTPTIFRASQLERILKALRENFVFAKEYEMTFETTLHNLSLDKVEILNKYGVNRISVGIQTFSDRGRKYLNRTYDKNYAVKRLKEIKEKFNGLICIDIIYNYPNQTDEEILEDIELLSEIGVASASFYSLMIQEGSKISVDKEDKDAFIYDIKRDEEIHNLFYEKALEKAYNLLEFTKITDGRDKYMYIRNNNALKNLLPIGVGAGGRIENIGCYNFNKDMSFYSKSTDLQIRLSTISGMMQFDKFSLEEFKKCCTEKAYEKALGIFKEYEEEGYIEIKDGYVIYLSKGIFWGNSMSAKLIEEIFSEM; encoded by the coding sequence ATGTTTAAGATACGTTATAAGTCACATCATGATGTAGAAGCTGTGATTTCAAATTTAGTAAAGAGTGAAAGAGCGACTAAAGATGATTTTCTACAAAAAATGAATTCTAAAAACAAGACAGGGCAGTTGGGCATATATTTTCATACACCTTACTGTGATAAAATTTGTTCTTTTTGCAATATGAATAGAAAGCAGCTAGATAATGATTTAGAGGAATATACAGAATATCTATGTGCTGAAATAATTAAAAATGGACAATATGAATTTGTTAAGACAAGTGAAGTGGATGTGGTATTTTTTGGTGGAGGAACTCCAACTATTTTCAGGGCTTCTCAACTTGAAAGAATACTCAAAGCTTTAAGAGAAAATTTTGTATTTGCCAAAGAATATGAGATGACTTTTGAAACAACACTTCATAATTTAAGTTTAGACAAGGTTGAAATTCTTAATAAATATGGTGTAAATAGAATAAGTGTAGGCATACAAACTTTTTCAGATAGAGGCAGAAAATATCTGAATAGAACTTATGATAAAAACTATGCTGTAAAGAGATTAAAGGAAATAAAAGAAAAATTTAATGGACTTATTTGCATAGATATTATATATAATTATCCTAATCAGACAGACGAAGAAATTTTAGAGGATATAGAATTACTATCAGAAATCGGGGTTGCCTCAGCAAGTTTTTACTCTCTTATGATTCAGGAAGGCTCAAAGATTTCTGTGGATAAGGAAGATAAAGACGCTTTTATTTATGATATAAAAAGAGATGAGGAAATTCACAATCTATTCTATGAAAAAGCATTGGAAAAGGCTTATAATCTTTTGGAATTTACAAAGATAACTGACGGAAGAGATAAGTATATGTATATAAGAAATAACAATGCCCTTAAAAATTTACTGCCCATAGGTGTAGGTGCTGGTGGCAGAATAGAAAATATAGGCTGTTATAATTTTAATAAGGATATGAGTTTCTATTCAAAATCAACGGATTTACAAATAAGGCTATCAACAATATCAGGTATGATGCAATTTGATAAATTCAGTCTGGAAGAATTTAAAAAATGTTGTACAGAAAAAGCCTATGAAAAAGCACTGGGAATATTTAAAGAATATGAAGAAGAAGGCTATATTGAAATAAAAGATGGCTATGTTATATACTTGAGTAAAGGAATATTTTGGGGAAATAGTATGAGTGCGAAATTAATTGAAGAAATCTTTAGTGAGATGTAA
- a CDS encoding flavodoxin family protein, with the protein MSTLIVYSTISGNTKAVCERIYGVLTDEKEIVNVKDIGKTDLNKYENIIVGFWCDKGTMDKDSIDFVKALKDKKLYFLGTLGARPESDHWKDVFENAKKLCAENNNFIDGLLIWGRISKEMMDKMMKFPEGHPHAPTPERLARWKDASTHPDEDDFKKAEGFFANLLNK; encoded by the coding sequence ATGTCAACATTAATAGTGTATTCAACAATAAGTGGAAATACAAAGGCAGTCTGTGAAAGAATATATGGAGTTTTGACAGATGAAAAGGAAATAGTCAATGTAAAGGATATAGGCAAGACTGATTTGAATAAATATGAAAATATAATAGTTGGTTTCTGGTGTGATAAGGGAACTATGGATAAAGACAGCATAGATTTTGTAAAAGCTCTGAAAGATAAAAAACTTTATTTTTTAGGAACTTTAGGTGCAAGACCTGAATCAGATCACTGGAAGGACGTATTTGAAAATGCTAAAAAACTATGTGCTGAAAATAATAATTTTATTGACGGGCTTTTAATTTGGGGAAGAATTTCAAAAGAGATGATGGATAAGATGATGAAGTTTCCTGAAGGTCATCCACATGCACCTACTCCTGAAAGATTAGCTAGATGGAAGGATGCTTCAACTCATCCGGATGAAGATGATTTCAAAAAGGCAGAAGGTTTTTTTGCGAACTTATTAAATAAATAA